The Streptomyces sp. NBC_01142 genomic interval GTCACCTGGGCCACCGAGCTGATGGACGGCATCCGGGACGAGTGCCAGGTCGCGGGCGCGGCGGTGGTCGGCGGCGATGTCGTACGCGGAGACGTGATCACGATCGCGATCACCGCGCTCGGGGATCTGCGCAACCACGAGCCGGTGACCCGCTCCGGTGCCCAGCCCGGCGATGTCGTCGCGTACACCGGCTGGTTGGGCTGGTCGGCGGCCGGGCACGCGGTGCTCTCGCGCGGTTTCCGCTCGCCGCGCGCCTTCGTGGAGGCGCACCGGCGGCCCGAGCCGCCGTACCACGCGGGCCCCGCGGCGGCCGGGCTCGGCGCCACCGCCATGACGGATGTCAGCGACGGACTCGTCGCCGACCTCGGGCACATCGCGGACGCCAGCAAGGTCCGTATCGACCTGCGGTCCGGCCTGATCGACATCCCCAGCCAGATGAACGACATCGGCCAGGCGGTCGGCGTCGATCCGCTGCAGTGGGTGCTGACCGGGGGAGAGGACCACGCGATCGTCGCCACCTTCCCGCCGGATGCGAAGCTGCCGGCCCGCTGGAAGGTGATCGGAGAGGTACTCAACCCGTCGGCGCTGCCGCAGGTGACCGTCGACGGTGCGCCGTGGACCAGCAAGAGCGGCTGGGACCACTTCGGGGACATCGAGGACGGCAAGTAGATTCGGGGGTATGCAGATACCCCCACGTGTCCTCACCGTCGCCGGATCCGATTCCGGCGGCGGTGCGGGCATTCAGGCCGACCTCAAGACCATGCTGGCACTCGGCGTGCACGGCATGAGCGTGCTCACCGCGGTCACCGCGCAGAATTCACTGGGCGTACAGGGGGCGTGGGAGCTGCCGGTCGAGGCGGTACGGACCCAGTACCGCAGCGTCGTCGACGACATCGGCGTACAGGCCGTGAAAACCGGGATGCTGGCGTCCGCGCCGCTGGTCGAGACGGTCGCGGAACTGCTGGCCGGGACGGACGCCCCGGTGGTCGTGGACCCGGTGGGTGTCTCCAAGCACGGGGATCCCCTGCTGGCCGCGTCCGCGCTCGATTCCGTACGGACCAAGCTGCTGCCGGTCGCGACCGTGGCCACGCCCAATCTCGACGAGGTCACCCAGCTCACAGGAGTGGTGGTCGAGGACGAGAGCGGGATGCGCCGGGCCGCGGACGCCGTGCTCGGCTTCGGGCCGCGGTGGGCGCTGATCAAGGGCGGGCATCTCGCGGGCGACGCGGTGGATCTGCTGACGGACGGCAGCGAGGAGCACTGGCTGCGGGCACCGAGGCACGACAACCGGCACACCCATGGGACGGGCTGCACGCTTGCGTCCGCGGTCGCGTCGGGTCTGGCACAGGGGATGGGCGTCCCGGAGGCCGTCAGGGCCGCCAAGGAGTACGTCACCGGGGCGATCGCGGCCGGATTCCCGCTGGGCGGCGGGATCGGCCCGGTGGATCACGCCTGGCGGTTCCGTTCCCAGAGCCTGCGCCGCTGATCGCTTCGGCTGATCGCTTCCGAGTACGGCAAAAAGCCGGTCCACCGAGGTGGACCGGCTTTCAAGGCAACCGCAGGGGCTGCGCAACGACCAGACGTCGGCGTTAGCGCGAGACCTTGCCGGCCTTGATGCACGAGGTGCAGACGTTGAGCCGCTTCGGCGTCCGACCGACCACGGCACGCACACGCTG includes:
- a CDS encoding thiamine-phosphate kinase, which produces MKGTVGELGEFGLIRELTSRLTSTPAVRLGPGDDAAVVAAPDRRVVASTDLLLEGRHFRRDWSTAYDVGRKAAAQNLADIAAMGAVPTALLLGLVVPAELPVTWATELMDGIRDECQVAGAAVVGGDVVRGDVITIAITALGDLRNHEPVTRSGAQPGDVVAYTGWLGWSAAGHAVLSRGFRSPRAFVEAHRRPEPPYHAGPAAAGLGATAMTDVSDGLVADLGHIADASKVRIDLRSGLIDIPSQMNDIGQAVGVDPLQWVLTGGEDHAIVATFPPDAKLPARWKVIGEVLNPSALPQVTVDGAPWTSKSGWDHFGDIEDGK
- the thiD gene encoding bifunctional hydroxymethylpyrimidine kinase/phosphomethylpyrimidine kinase; translated protein: MQIPPRVLTVAGSDSGGGAGIQADLKTMLALGVHGMSVLTAVTAQNSLGVQGAWELPVEAVRTQYRSVVDDIGVQAVKTGMLASAPLVETVAELLAGTDAPVVVDPVGVSKHGDPLLAASALDSVRTKLLPVATVATPNLDEVTQLTGVVVEDESGMRRAADAVLGFGPRWALIKGGHLAGDAVDLLTDGSEEHWLRAPRHDNRHTHGTGCTLASAVASGLAQGMGVPEAVRAAKEYVTGAIAAGFPLGGGIGPVDHAWRFRSQSLRR